One Borreliella chilensis DNA window includes the following coding sequences:
- a CDS encoding sodium:proton exchanger, with translation MEHFIHFFYVGFGIFLLYLGGDLLLKSSVSIATYLKVPTLLIGVTIVSFSTSAPELFTSLVAAFKGKNEIVVSNVIGSNIINMLLALPLAGFFLRIKADFKRLKLSFMFLFLLMFLLLLLSFDFRSYSFFATPYNRFSSLSIFILFLSYLLLFYKEEKMYGGLENSFQEGTGNLNQSLSLIFLNALSFLISMYFLYLGSKLLVDGAIYVANNVFNVSEKLIGIIVVAFGTSVPELVVSFFAIIRKESDIAFGNIIGSNIFNIGFILASSSFFKPILLKDIYILDFSIMVFVTLVLFLVVKFKGVFSRGISSIFLFLYILYNLMLFNFY, from the coding sequence TTGGAACATTTTATTCATTTTTTTTATGTGGGCTTTGGTATTTTTTTATTGTATCTTGGTGGCGATTTGCTTTTAAAAAGTTCAGTTAGTATTGCTACTTATTTAAAAGTTCCAACGCTTTTAATAGGGGTTACAATAGTGTCTTTTTCAACAAGCGCACCAGAGCTTTTTACAAGTTTGGTGGCGGCTTTTAAGGGTAAAAATGAAATTGTTGTTTCTAATGTTATTGGCAGCAATATTATTAATATGTTACTTGCGCTACCTTTAGCAGGATTTTTTTTAAGGATTAAGGCAGATTTTAAAAGACTCAAGCTTTCTTTTATGTTTCTATTTTTATTAATGTTTCTTCTTTTATTGCTTTCATTTGATTTTAGATCTTACTCTTTTTTTGCAACTCCTTATAATCGTTTTAGTTCATTGAGTATCTTTATTTTGTTTTTGTCCTATCTTTTGCTATTTTATAAAGAAGAAAAAATGTATGGTGGTTTGGAGAATTCTTTTCAAGAAGGTACAGGCAATTTAAATCAAAGTTTAAGTTTAATATTTTTAAATGCGTTAAGTTTTCTTATTAGCATGTATTTTTTATATTTGGGATCGAAATTATTAGTGGATGGAGCTATTTATGTTGCTAATAATGTTTTTAATGTTAGTGAAAAGTTAATTGGAATTATAGTTGTAGCTTTTGGAACAAGTGTGCCCGAACTTGTTGTGTCTTTTTTTGCGATAATTAGAAAAGAATCAGATATTGCATTTGGAAACATTATCGGCAGCAATATTTTTAATATCGGATTTATTTTGGCTAGTAGTAGTTTTTTTAAACCCATTTTACTAAAAGATATTTATATTTTAGATTTTAGTATAATGGTATTTGTAACTTTAGTTTTATTCTTAGTGGTTAAATTTAAAGGGGTTTTCAGCAGAGGCATTTCTTCAATTTTTTTGTTTTTATATATTTTATATAATTTAATGTTATTTAACTTTTATTGA
- a CDS encoding 4-alpha-glucanotransferase — MKHKKIRINLNLKRKSGILLNIGSLPSKYGIGDLGKGAYKFIDFLFSSSQSYWQMFAYSPSDFTKFPYSIFSAFAGNVYYIDLEALDKFIDSDLTLLKENETRYSDLKKINLKDKFLKEAALNFINRASVDEIRSFEKFKKSSSYWLLDFASFVAFKEYFSKGSKDAFNILFDRGILKRNEKDLFKLRNILSKEIKVQEVLQYFFFSQLQALKRYANDKGIELVMNVPLFIAYDSADVWAHQKYFKLRFDASKDKVAGISPDYFLEQDQVWDSPAYSWNVLKKVKYEWWIKRIGFLRKYVDIIKIDHFRGFVSTWEVSVDEPYAFNGLWVKSPGRDFFNFLLNEIKDLKIWVEDFENDLEDVSRLRDFFNFPGMKIMKFAFDFDSGNQNLPHNYIKNCIVYTGIGDNDTIRTFIDSLDDLHKKYIFDYLNTNEDFVVWGMIRGSMSSVSDNVIVPMQDYIDLGSEFRADTSKSALNNWIFRLLESDLDATLSKNISFITRLYGRA, encoded by the coding sequence ATGAAACATAAAAAAATAAGAATTAATTTAAATTTAAAAAGAAAAAGCGGTATTTTACTTAACATCGGTTCTTTGCCATCTAAATATGGCATTGGAGATTTGGGTAAAGGGGCTTATAAATTTATAGATTTTTTGTTTTCTTCTTCGCAAAGTTATTGGCAAATGTTTGCGTATTCTCCTTCTGATTTTACAAAATTTCCTTATTCAATTTTTTCGGCTTTTGCTGGTAATGTTTATTATATTGATTTAGAAGCTCTTGATAAATTTATAGATTCAGATTTGACTCTTTTAAAAGAAAATGAAACCAGATATTCTGATTTAAAAAAAATCAATTTGAAAGATAAATTTCTCAAAGAAGCTGCTTTAAATTTTATTAATAGAGCTTCAGTTGATGAGATTAGAAGCTTTGAAAAATTCAAAAAAAGTTCTTCTTATTGGCTTTTAGATTTTGCAAGTTTTGTTGCATTCAAAGAATATTTTTCTAAAGGATCAAAGGATGCATTTAATATTCTTTTTGACAGAGGAATTCTTAAGAGAAATGAAAAAGACTTGTTTAAATTGAGGAATATCCTTTCAAAAGAGATTAAAGTGCAAGAAGTGCTGCAGTATTTCTTTTTTTCACAGCTTCAAGCTTTAAAGCGCTATGCAAATGATAAAGGGATTGAGCTAGTTATGAATGTGCCTCTTTTTATAGCATATGATTCTGCTGATGTTTGGGCACATCAGAAATATTTTAAGTTAAGATTTGATGCAAGCAAAGATAAGGTTGCAGGAATTTCACCAGATTATTTTTTAGAACAAGATCAAGTTTGGGATAGTCCGGCTTATAGCTGGAATGTTTTAAAGAAAGTTAAATATGAATGGTGGATAAAAAGGATTGGGTTTTTAAGAAAGTATGTGGATATAATTAAAATTGACCATTTCAGAGGTTTTGTTTCTACCTGGGAAGTTAGTGTTGATGAGCCTTATGCTTTTAATGGCTTGTGGGTAAAGTCACCGGGACGAGATTTTTTTAATTTTCTTTTAAATGAAATTAAAGATTTAAAAATTTGGGTTGAAGATTTTGAAAATGATCTTGAAGATGTTTCAAGATTAAGAGATTTTTTTAATTTTCCAGGAATGAAAATAATGAAGTTTGCCTTTGACTTTGATTCAGGCAATCAGAATCTTCCTCATAATTATATTAAAAATTGCATAGTTTACACAGGAATTGGTGATAATGATACAATACGTACATTTATCGATTCTTTAGATGATTTGCATAAAAAGTATATTTTTGATTATTTAAATACAAATGAAGATTTTGTTGTTTGGGGCATGATAAGAGGTTCTATGAGCAGTGTTTCTGATAATGTAATAGTGCCAATGCAAGATTATATTGATTTGGGAAGTGAATTTAGGGCAGATACTTCAAAGAGTGCTTTAAATAATTGGATTTTTAGATTATTGGAAAGCGATTTGGATGCTACTTTGAGTAAAAATATAAGTTTTATTACAAGGCTTTATGGAAGAGCTTAA
- a CDS encoding membrane protein, producing MGAKAAILLFLVQNLALSSEVFEFKYIKGAKFRLEGKDNQKIYFNGYYNSSSTTNIQISSEIKDTKEKFANIKAFFRILKRENINEPYLLNEEFEETFSVNKQGEYKIRSNQKRPSVRGIPRFPKTPIKINEKWTYPAEEYIEASKIDSSIKDFIVKFNVDYEYKGKEEYNGKYYDIIFSNYESHYNIKNISFHQKVNQKIYFDNELGNTYKYNDEYVFEIKHNNNKHFKMIGNSLGRVISIELPNDNSIETEVENYIQEKKIKSIDVEKNNKGINLSLDIEFYPDSFQILQKEYKKLDLIAKLIEKFKENNILIEGHTEQFGLEEEMHELSEKRARAIGNYLIKMKVKNKDQILFKGWGSQKPKYPKSSPLAAKNRRVEITILNN from the coding sequence ATGGGTGCTAAAGCCGCTATACTATTGTTTTTAGTTCAAAACTTAGCTTTGTCTTCTGAAGTCTTTGAATTCAAATATATCAAAGGAGCAAAGTTTAGATTAGAAGGTAAAGACAATCAAAAAATATATTTCAACGGCTATTATAACTCAAGTTCTACAACTAATATTCAAATTTCAAGCGAAATAAAAGATACAAAAGAAAAATTTGCAAACATTAAAGCTTTTTTTAGAATCTTGAAAAGAGAAAATATTAATGAACCCTACCTACTAAACGAAGAATTTGAAGAAACTTTCAGCGTAAATAAACAAGGGGAATATAAAATACGCTCAAATCAAAAAAGACCTTCTGTCAGAGGCATTCCAAGATTTCCAAAAACACCAATCAAAATAAATGAAAAATGGACATATCCCGCAGAAGAATATATAGAAGCATCAAAAATAGACAGTAGCATAAAAGATTTCATTGTAAAATTTAATGTTGACTACGAATATAAAGGAAAAGAAGAGTATAATGGCAAATATTACGACATAATTTTTTCGAATTATGAATCACATTACAATATAAAAAACATCTCTTTCCATCAAAAAGTCAATCAAAAAATTTATTTTGACAATGAACTTGGCAATACATATAAATACAATGATGAATATGTATTTGAAATAAAGCACAACAATAATAAGCATTTTAAAATGATTGGAAATTCTCTTGGAAGAGTAATTTCGATTGAACTTCCTAATGATAATTCAATTGAAACTGAAGTTGAAAATTATATCCAAGAAAAAAAAATAAAATCCATTGATGTTGAAAAAAATAATAAAGGCATTAATTTAAGCCTCGATATTGAATTTTATCCTGACTCATTCCAAATACTACAAAAAGAATATAAAAAGCTTGACCTTATAGCCAAACTTATTGAAAAATTTAAAGAAAATAACATCCTAATAGAAGGACACACTGAACAATTTGGATTAGAAGAAGAGATGCACGAGCTCTCTGAAAAAAGAGCTCGTGCAATTGGAAATTATTTGATAAAAATGAAAGTAAAAAACAAAGATCAAATACTATTTAAGGGTTGGGGATCTCAAAAGCCAAAATATCCAAAATCATCCCCATTAGCGGCAAAAAATAGACGAGTAGAAATTACAATATTAAATAACTAA
- a CDS encoding molecular chaperone DnaK, whose translation MQKVNSEHEFIEEIKKFLSDEKREILDSIKSVENSKKEIINNDMYPKDVVDIAFDNMDGNNLEALGFVEKRKLNLINQALYRISQNSYGRCLACEKEIARERLLAIPYAFLCISCQTKKEKKSKR comes from the coding sequence ATGCAAAAAGTTAACTCTGAGCATGAGTTTATTGAGGAGATAAAAAAGTTTCTTTCAGACGAAAAAAGAGAGATATTAGATTCTATTAAATCTGTAGAAAATAGCAAGAAAGAAATAATTAATAATGATATGTATCCCAAAGATGTTGTTGATATTGCTTTTGATAATATGGATGGGAATAATCTTGAAGCTTTAGGTTTTGTTGAAAAGAGAAAGTTGAATTTAATAAATCAAGCTCTTTATAGAATTTCTCAAAATTCTTATGGTAGGTGCTTAGCTTGTGAAAAAGAGATCGCTAGAGAGAGACTTTTAGCAATTCCGTATGCGTTTTTATGTATTAGCTGTCAGACAAAAAAAGAAAAAAAGAGTAAAAGATAA
- the infA gene encoding translation initiation factor IF-1 (stimulates the activities of the other two initiation factors, IF-2 and IF-3) — MNIKEEAIETEGIVKESLPNTMFRVELKNKHIVLAHLSGKMRKHFIKIVPGDKVKVELSPYDLTKGRIVYREK; from the coding sequence TTGAATATTAAAGAAGAAGCTATTGAAACTGAAGGTATTGTAAAAGAATCCCTTCCAAATACTATGTTCAGAGTAGAACTTAAAAACAAGCATATTGTACTTGCCCATCTATCCGGCAAGATGAGAAAACATTTCATAAAAATAGTTCCCGGTGATAAAGTAAAAGTTGAACTATCTCCTTATGATCTTACAAAAGGTAGAATAGTATATAGAGAAAAGTAA
- a CDS encoding von Willebrand factor A, translating into MSINNYSAFYFFFILIWIFFICVLDFRRNIPFFKTLSFMYRDTSYIQNYYIKKALMTMFFIFSLIFLILSILDISWGQRAVEDERSRLRISFIFDISRSMLSIDEGKTINRLESAKNVISLILSNFENAEYSLTIFKGKPILVLPFSKDKNSLNKMLNYIEPDLISSPGSFLGDAVFSVISSVQDDSYYNFLVVLTDGDDWGENNYYRFSKFVNNLKLESFIIGVGGHNPVLFDNNLSVKDKNGNFVKTVINEENLLLLTSSLKGSYYNLYLKGINFVVNDIRNGIIRRTSNDIILVDVSRYKIFLVSSLLFIFMYMFVRMIKWDETF; encoded by the coding sequence ATGAGCATAAATAATTATAGCGCTTTCTACTTTTTTTTTATTTTAATATGGATTTTTTTTATATGTGTTCTTGATTTTAGACGAAATATTCCGTTTTTTAAAACCTTAAGCTTTATGTACAGAGATACCTCTTATATCCAGAATTACTACATTAAAAAAGCCCTTATGACAATGTTTTTTATTTTTAGCTTGATTTTTTTGATTTTATCTATTTTAGATATTTCTTGGGGACAAAGAGCTGTTGAAGATGAGAGAAGTAGATTGAGAATTTCTTTTATTTTTGATATTTCTCGTAGCATGTTAAGTATAGATGAAGGTAAAACTATTAATAGACTTGAGAGCGCTAAGAATGTAATTAGTTTAATTTTAAGTAATTTTGAAAATGCAGAATATTCTCTTACGATTTTTAAAGGCAAGCCCATATTGGTTTTGCCCTTTTCTAAGGATAAAAACAGTTTAAACAAGATGTTAAATTATATAGAGCCTGATTTAATAAGCTCTCCTGGGAGTTTTTTAGGGGATGCTGTTTTTAGCGTAATCTCTAGTGTACAGGATGACTCTTATTATAACTTTTTAGTTGTTTTAACAGATGGTGATGATTGGGGAGAGAATAATTACTATAGGTTTTCTAAATTCGTGAATAATTTAAAGTTAGAAAGTTTTATAATTGGGGTTGGTGGTCATAATCCTGTTTTATTTGATAATAACTTAAGTGTTAAAGACAAGAATGGAAATTTTGTTAAAACTGTAATAAATGAAGAGAATTTACTTCTTCTAACATCTTCTCTTAAAGGATCATATTATAACTTATATTTAAAAGGGATTAATTTTGTTGTCAATGATATAAGAAATGGTATAATAAGAAGGACGTCAAATGATATTATACTTGTTGATGTATCAAGGTATAAGATTTTTTTGGTTAGTTCATTATTGTTTATTTTTATGTATATGTTTGTCAGGATGATAAAGTGGGACGAAACTTTTTAG
- a CDS encoding ATPase, which produces MKSGFQIDSEVENALHLINKFRREVSSRILGQKEMIDAILMGLLTEGHVLLEGVPGLAKTLAIQTVSDVLDLEFKRIQFTPDLLPSDLTGNMVYKSATGTFKVRKGPVFSNIILADEINRAPAKVQAALLEAMGERQVTLGDETHRLPDPFFVLATQNPIEQEGTYNLPESQLDRFLLKVNVHYPSVQDEVRLLKIFSVDGRLENIKVAKVMNAYSLADIKRTVGRVKVDDKIMLYIVTLISASRERDKKTYPFAKYIEFGASPRASLSLLKCARVNALYEGRVFVLPEDVKAVAYSVLRHRITPSYEAEVEEMSIDDIIKMLLSAVALP; this is translated from the coding sequence ATGAAGAGTGGTTTTCAGATAGATTCAGAAGTAGAGAATGCATTACATTTGATAAATAAATTTAGAAGAGAGGTTTCAAGCAGAATACTTGGGCAAAAAGAAATGATAGATGCTATTTTAATGGGTCTTTTAACAGAGGGGCATGTTTTGCTTGAAGGAGTTCCAGGCCTTGCTAAGACTCTTGCAATTCAAACTGTATCTGATGTTCTTGATCTTGAATTTAAGCGTATACAGTTTACTCCAGATCTTTTGCCATCCGATCTTACAGGGAATATGGTTTATAAAAGTGCTACAGGGACTTTTAAGGTTAGAAAAGGCCCAGTATTTTCAAATATTATTTTAGCAGATGAAATCAATAGGGCTCCTGCAAAAGTTCAGGCTGCTCTTCTTGAAGCAATGGGTGAAAGGCAGGTAACTCTTGGAGACGAAACGCATAGGCTTCCAGATCCATTTTTTGTTCTTGCTACTCAAAATCCAATAGAGCAAGAAGGGACTTATAATTTGCCAGAATCTCAACTTGATAGATTTTTATTAAAAGTGAATGTTCATTATCCGTCAGTACAAGATGAAGTGAGACTTTTGAAAATATTTTCAGTGGATGGGCGTCTTGAAAATATTAAAGTTGCAAAAGTAATGAATGCTTATTCGTTGGCTGATATTAAGAGAACAGTTGGTAGAGTAAAAGTTGATGACAAAATAATGCTTTATATTGTTACTTTAATCTCGGCTTCTCGTGAGAGAGATAAAAAAACTTATCCTTTTGCTAAATATATTGAATTTGGAGCATCTCCCAGGGCTTCTCTTAGTCTATTAAAGTGTGCCCGTGTTAATGCTCTTTATGAAGGGCGAGTATTTGTTCTTCCAGAAGATGTCAAGGCTGTGGCCTACAGTGTATTAAGACATAGAATTACGCCATCTTATGAGGCAGAGGTGGAAGAAATGAGCATTGATGATATTATTAAAATGCTTCTTTCTGCTGTAGCGCTTCCTTAG
- a CDS encoding 16S rRNA methyltransferase, whose protein sequence is MISDIELALSERNFHFTYKDIQKINLYIERILLLNTRFNLISNSHSNFDSILNLHVIDSLLGLPVIKEINPSEILDVGSGAGFPGIILAIFDTSRKYYLLERGKKKSTFLKMIKLELDLENVKILEYEIEREKNNYEFITIRAFRNINEYALILKNLLKSGGLIMAYKGRFDRINFEVNQVKRLFSKIEVRSLDLKAGMDRNLVLLYR, encoded by the coding sequence ATGATAAGTGATATTGAACTTGCTTTGTCAGAACGGAATTTTCACTTTACTTACAAAGATATTCAGAAAATAAATTTATATATAGAGAGAATTTTACTTTTAAATACCAGGTTTAATTTAATTTCAAATAGTCATAGCAACTTCGATTCTATTTTGAATTTGCATGTCATAGATTCTCTTTTGGGATTGCCTGTTATTAAAGAGATTAATCCTTCTGAAATTCTTGATGTTGGAAGTGGAGCTGGATTTCCGGGTATTATTTTGGCTATTTTTGACACGTCTAGAAAATATTATCTTTTAGAGAGAGGTAAAAAAAAGTCTACTTTTTTGAAAATGATAAAATTAGAACTTGATTTAGAAAATGTAAAAATTTTAGAATATGAGATTGAAAGAGAAAAAAACAATTATGAGTTTATTACAATTAGAGCTTTTAGAAATATTAATGAATATGCTTTGATTTTAAAGAATCTTTTAAAGAGTGGTGGTTTAATTATGGCTTATAAGGGTAGATTTGATAGAATAAACTTTGAAGTCAATCAAGTTAAGAGGTTGTTTAGTAAAATAGAAGTAAGATCTTTAGATTTAAAAGCAGGCATGGATAGAAATTTAGTTTTGCTTTACAGATAA
- a CDS encoding tRNA uridine 5-carboxymethylaminomethyl modification protein encodes MDFDAIVIGGGHAGIEAALVLSRLNFKTLMITQNLDTIGKLSCNPAIGGLAKGNMVREIDALGGEMGRIIDFSMIQFRVLNKSRGPAVQAPRAQADKLMYQTKAKETLERQDNLDLFQDTVVDFLLNSMRNEIEGVVTERGNKFRSSVVVLTTGTFLRGKIFIGEYKANMGRLAEVSAYGLDKTLLSLGFEMGRLKTGTPARIHKKSVDFSKTEVQFGDSDIIPFSFSNGKLDKSQLSCYVTYTNKKTHEIISENMHLSPLYSGEIVGNGPRYCPSIEDKIVKFKDKDRHQIFIEPEGFNTEEMYLNGLSSSLPESIQQKLINSIKGLEHAVITRPGYAVEYDYINPIELYPNLESKRVKRLFIAGQTNGSSGYEEAAAQGLMAGINAALKLQDKKPMILTRTSSYIGVLIDDLVTKGTKEPYRMFTSRAEHRLNLRHDTSDKRLIKIGYDLGLVDEERYSRYLFKKKRVEEIKELLRQRRLSLKDAADEQLKKHVSKDFYHILKDPSISLDNLIKIDPSLSDSKIILEQVELDVKYEGYINRQKDLIKKLHNLELVKLPFDFNYEIIEGLSREAREKFSKIQPATLAQASRIPGIRNTDITVLFIYFSNPKNKVVLNFSL; translated from the coding sequence ATGGATTTTGATGCAATTGTTATTGGAGGAGGGCATGCAGGAATTGAAGCTGCTCTTGTTCTTTCAAGGTTGAATTTTAAAACTTTAATGATTACCCAAAATTTAGATACAATCGGTAAGCTTTCTTGCAATCCAGCTATTGGTGGTCTTGCAAAAGGTAATATGGTTAGAGAAATTGATGCTCTTGGTGGTGAGATGGGTCGTATTATTGATTTTAGCATGATTCAATTTAGAGTTTTAAACAAAAGTCGTGGTCCTGCAGTTCAAGCTCCGCGTGCTCAAGCTGACAAATTAATGTACCAAACCAAGGCTAAAGAAACTTTAGAACGTCAAGACAATCTTGATCTATTTCAAGATACTGTTGTTGATTTTCTTCTTAACTCTATGAGAAATGAAATTGAAGGCGTTGTTACAGAAAGAGGTAATAAGTTTAGATCAAGCGTTGTAGTACTTACAACAGGTACATTTCTTCGAGGCAAAATATTTATTGGTGAGTATAAAGCCAATATGGGTAGACTTGCTGAAGTTTCTGCTTATGGGCTTGATAAAACCTTGCTTAGTCTTGGATTTGAAATGGGTAGGCTCAAAACAGGCACTCCAGCAAGAATTCATAAAAAAAGTGTGGACTTTTCAAAGACTGAGGTTCAATTTGGAGATTCGGATATCATTCCCTTTTCTTTTTCAAATGGCAAGTTAGACAAATCTCAGCTTTCATGTTATGTTACCTACACTAATAAAAAGACTCATGAAATAATTAGTGAGAATATGCACTTGTCGCCTCTTTATTCTGGTGAAATTGTGGGAAATGGTCCAAGATATTGTCCTTCTATTGAGGATAAAATAGTAAAATTTAAAGATAAAGATAGACATCAAATTTTTATTGAGCCTGAAGGATTTAATACAGAAGAAATGTATCTTAATGGGCTTAGTTCTTCTTTGCCTGAAAGTATCCAACAAAAGTTGATTAACAGTATTAAAGGGCTTGAGCATGCGGTTATTACAAGGCCTGGTTATGCTGTTGAGTATGATTATATAAATCCAATTGAACTTTATCCAAATCTTGAGAGTAAAAGAGTTAAAAGGCTTTTTATAGCAGGCCAGACTAATGGCTCTTCAGGATATGAAGAAGCAGCAGCTCAAGGGTTAATGGCTGGGATTAATGCGGCCCTTAAATTGCAAGATAAAAAACCAATGATTTTAACAAGAACCAGTTCTTATATTGGGGTTCTTATTGATGATCTTGTTACTAAAGGCACTAAAGAGCCTTACAGAATGTTTACCTCAAGAGCTGAGCATAGACTTAATTTAAGACATGATACTAGCGACAAGCGTTTGATTAAGATAGGATATGATCTTGGACTTGTTGATGAGGAGAGATATTCAAGATATCTTTTTAAGAAGAAAAGGGTTGAAGAGATAAAAGAGCTCTTAAGGCAAAGGCGCCTTAGCTTAAAAGATGCTGCTGATGAACAATTAAAAAAACATGTTAGTAAAGATTTTTACCATATTTTAAAAGATCCGTCTATTAGTTTAGATAATCTTATCAAGATTGATCCAAGTTTAAGTGATTCAAAAATAATTTTGGAGCAAGTTGAATTGGATGTTAAGTATGAAGGTTATATTAATAGACAAAAAGATTTGATTAAAAAACTTCATAATCTTGAACTTGTAAAGCTTCCATTTGATTTTAATTATGAGATTATTGAAGGTCTTTCAAGAGAAGCTAGAGAGAAATTTTCTAAGATTCAGCCAGCTACTCTTGCTCAAGCAAGTCGAATTCCCGGAATAAGAAATACAGATATTACTGTTTTGTTTATATATTTTTCAAATCCTAAAAACAAGGTAGTTTTAAATTTTTCTTTATGA
- a CDS encoding tRNA modification GTPase TrmE, whose amino-acid sequence MNKLFERDDDIVALATPFLSSALCVIRSSGDSSILKFSKIFSNHLALNSSPGNTIHYGYILDNENNCKVDEVVVCLYRAPKSFTGQDAIEVIAHGSLIGIKKIIDLFLKSGFRMAEPGEFTLRSFLAKKIDLTKAEAINEIIFAKTDKAYSLAVNKLSGALFVKIDTIKKCILNFLSAVSVYLDYEVDEHEVSIPFDLILNSKEELKKLINSYMVYEKINHGFALVLAGSVNAGKSSLFNLFLKKDRSIVSSYPGTTRDYIEASFELDGILFNLFDTAGLRDADNVVERLGIEKSNSLIKEASLVIYVIDVSSNLTRDDFSFIDSNKSNSKVLFVLNKIDLKINRATEEFVRLNVLNSSNLIMISTKNLEGIDILYDKIKALISYERVEIGYDDIIISSSRQKQLLEKAYSLIIDLLSKIDRQVNYDMLAFDAYEIINCLGEITGEVSSEDVLDNMFKNFCLGK is encoded by the coding sequence ATGAATAAGCTTTTTGAGAGAGATGATGATATTGTAGCTCTTGCAACCCCTTTTTTAAGTAGTGCCTTATGTGTAATTCGTAGCAGCGGTGATTCTTCTATTTTAAAATTTTCTAAAATCTTTTCAAATCATTTAGCTCTCAATTCATCGCCTGGAAATACCATCCATTACGGTTACATATTAGATAATGAGAACAATTGTAAGGTAGATGAAGTTGTTGTGTGTTTGTATCGGGCACCAAAAAGCTTTACAGGCCAAGATGCTATTGAAGTTATAGCTCACGGTTCTTTGATTGGAATTAAGAAAATTATAGATTTGTTTTTAAAAAGTGGATTTAGAATGGCTGAGCCTGGTGAATTTACTTTGCGATCATTTCTTGCTAAAAAAATTGATCTTACAAAGGCAGAGGCAATTAATGAGATTATTTTTGCCAAGACTGATAAAGCTTATTCTCTTGCAGTTAATAAGCTTTCTGGAGCTTTATTTGTTAAAATAGATACGATAAAAAAATGTATTTTAAATTTTCTCTCAGCTGTTAGTGTTTATCTTGATTATGAGGTTGATGAGCATGAAGTTAGCATTCCTTTTGACTTGATTTTAAATAGTAAAGAAGAACTTAAAAAATTAATTAATTCCTATATGGTTTATGAAAAAATTAATCATGGTTTTGCTTTGGTCTTAGCAGGTTCTGTTAATGCTGGAAAGTCTTCTTTATTCAATTTGTTTCTAAAAAAAGATAGATCTATTGTCTCTTCATATCCTGGTACTACAAGAGATTATATTGAAGCAAGTTTTGAACTTGATGGTATTTTGTTTAATCTTTTTGATACAGCAGGTCTTAGAGATGCTGATAATGTTGTTGAGAGATTAGGAATTGAAAAGAGTAATTCTTTAATAAAAGAAGCATCGTTAGTAATTTATGTAATCGATGTTAGTTCAAATTTAACGAGAGATGATTTTTCATTTATTGATTCAAATAAATCTAATAGTAAAGTATTATTTGTTTTAAATAAAATAGACTTAAAAATAAATAGAGCTACTGAAGAATTTGTTCGTTTGAATGTTTTAAATTCTTCAAATTTAATAATGATTAGTACTAAAAATTTAGAAGGAATAGATATTCTTTATGACAAAATAAAAGCGTTAATCTCTTATGAGAGAGTAGAGATTGGATATGATGATATAATAATATCATCAAGTCGTCAGAAGCAACTTTTAGAGAAAGCTTATTCTTTGATTATAGATTTATTAAGCAAAATTGATCGCCAAGTAAATTATGATATGTTGGCATTTGATGCTTATGAGATTATTAACTGTTTAGGGGAGATAACAGGAGAAGTTAGTAGTGAAGATGTTCTTGACAATATGTTTAAAAATTTTTGTTTGGGGAAATAA
- a CDS encoding flagellar protein FlbF has product MKAKLEIELREILKKELTLVEEIYRSYLKIKDHIDNKNEIKLKEIANKTKILLENFKEIESKRSEIWQEFTKNKNFESTYEAVEKLTTIYKKEIYEYLHKLKIGILNIRNVNYIIQNYVNTSLDMLAIIFQDIQESVENVTYKNPYGPKIGRSNEASVLINKKL; this is encoded by the coding sequence ATGAAAGCAAAGCTAGAAATTGAACTAAGAGAAATTCTAAAAAAAGAACTTACCTTAGTAGAAGAAATATATAGATCATACTTAAAAATAAAAGATCACATAGACAATAAGAATGAAATAAAACTTAAAGAGATTGCAAACAAAACAAAAATATTGCTTGAGAATTTTAAAGAAATTGAAAGCAAAAGAAGCGAAATTTGGCAAGAATTCACCAAAAATAAAAACTTTGAGTCAACTTACGAGGCTGTAGAAAAATTGACTACAATTTATAAAAAAGAAATATACGAATATCTACACAAATTGAAAATTGGAATACTGAATATCAGAAATGTAAATTACATAATACAAAACTATGTAAACACATCCCTTGACATGCTAGCAATAATATTTCAAGATATCCAAGAAAGTGTAGAAAATGTAACTTACAAAAACCCTTACGGGCCAAAAATTGGACGCTCAAATGAAGCTTCCGTTTTAATAAATAAAAAACTTTAA